In Lacibacter sp. H375, one DNA window encodes the following:
- the accD gene encoding acetyl-CoA carboxylase, carboxyltransferase subunit beta has product MAKKEEDIEKNLTGDDLPKEDALRSSWFKRVQKGILTSTSEKKEIQEGLWTKCPECKYTGTSTELAENKYVCPNCNYHHRIGSAEYYDILFDGDEYTELFDNIRSKDYLGFTDLKPYQKRLEDIWKKTDLHDSIRVAVGKIEGHGTVICCMDFDFIGGSLGSVMGEKIARAADYCIEHKLPMILICKSGGARMMESAFSLMQLAKISGKLSQLSDAKLPYITLLTDPTFGGVTASFGMLGDLNIGEPGALIGFAGPRVIKETIKKDLPEGFQRSEFLLEHGFLDLIIDRKDMKQKFGVLFTLFKN; this is encoded by the coding sequence ATGGCAAAAAAAGAAGAGGATATTGAGAAAAATCTGACGGGCGATGATCTTCCAAAGGAAGATGCATTACGTTCGTCGTGGTTTAAAAGGGTACAGAAAGGGATTCTTACATCAACTTCAGAAAAGAAAGAAATTCAGGAAGGTCTCTGGACAAAATGTCCTGAGTGTAAGTATACCGGTACTTCGACAGAGTTAGCTGAAAATAAATATGTATGTCCTAATTGTAATTATCATCACCGCATTGGCAGTGCTGAATATTATGATATCCTGTTTGATGGCGACGAATACACAGAGCTGTTTGATAATATCCGTTCAAAAGATTATCTCGGTTTTACCGATCTGAAGCCCTATCAGAAACGTTTGGAAGATATCTGGAAAAAGACTGATCTGCACGATTCTATTCGTGTAGCGGTGGGTAAGATCGAAGGACATGGAACGGTTATCTGTTGTATGGATTTTGATTTCATTGGCGGTTCGTTGGGAAGTGTAATGGGTGAAAAAATTGCACGTGCAGCCGATTATTGCATTGAACATAAACTCCCGATGATCCTCATTTGTAAGAGTGGTGGTGCAAGGATGATGGAAAGTGCGTTTTCATTGATGCAGCTGGCAAAAATTTCAGGTAAGCTTTCGCAACTCAGCGATGCCAAACTCCCCTACATTACTTTATTGACCGATCCAACCTTTGGGGGTGTAACTGCTTCTTTTGGTATGTTGGGCGATCTTAACATAGGTGAGCCTGGTGCGTTGATCGGTTTTGCCGGTCCACGTGTGATCAAAGAAACTATTAAGAAAGATTTGCCCGAAGGTTTCCAACGCAGCGAATTCTTACTGGAGCATGGTTTCCTTGATCTGATCATCGACCGGAAGGATATGAAACAGAAATTTGGCGTACTGTTTACGTTATTTAAGAACTAA
- the fbaA gene encoding class II fructose-bisphosphate aldolase, whose product MSKYRAGVLFGEELEALLKDAKDNQFALPAVNTIGTNTINATLETAAKVNSPVIIQFSNGGAQFIAGKGMPNDKLQGNISGAISGALHIHNVAKYYGVPVVLHTDHAAKKWLPWISGLIDAGVEFKKEKGQPLFSSHMLDLSEEPLEENIHTSVEYFKRMAPLGMGIEIELGVTGGEEDGVDNSDVDNEKLYTQPAHVEYAYTELSKVGKLFTVAAAFGNVHGVYKSGNVQLTPIILHNSQVHIEKKLGTGPKPVYFVFHGGSGSPQHQIREAISYGAIKMNIDTDLQWAFWEGILNNYKKNEGYLQGQLGNPEGPDSPNKKHYDPRVWLRKGEESFIKRLEVAFEDLNCVNRNA is encoded by the coding sequence ATGAGCAAGTACAGAGCCGGCGTCCTTTTTGGTGAAGAACTGGAAGCATTATTAAAAGATGCAAAAGATAATCAGTTTGCACTTCCCGCAGTAAATACAATTGGTACAAATACAATCAATGCCACGCTTGAAACAGCAGCGAAGGTAAACTCTCCCGTGATCATTCAATTCTCAAACGGCGGTGCACAATTCATTGCCGGTAAAGGAATGCCAAACGATAAATTACAGGGAAATATCAGTGGTGCAATTTCCGGTGCATTACATATTCATAACGTAGCAAAATATTATGGTGTGCCTGTAGTATTACACACTGATCATGCTGCAAAAAAATGGTTACCATGGATCAGCGGATTAATTGATGCAGGCGTTGAATTCAAAAAAGAAAAAGGCCAACCACTCTTCTCTTCGCACATGCTTGATCTCAGCGAAGAGCCATTGGAAGAAAACATTCACACTTCAGTAGAATATTTCAAACGCATGGCTCCATTGGGAATGGGTATTGAAATTGAACTGGGTGTTACCGGAGGTGAAGAAGATGGTGTAGATAATAGCGATGTTGATAATGAAAAACTTTACACACAACCGGCGCATGTTGAATATGCTTATACTGAGTTAAGCAAAGTTGGCAAACTCTTTACCGTTGCAGCAGCTTTTGGTAATGTACACGGTGTTTATAAATCCGGCAACGTACAGTTAACTCCAATCATTTTACATAACAGCCAGGTGCATATTGAGAAAAAATTAGGTACCGGACCAAAACCAGTTTACTTCGTATTTCATGGCGGTAGCGGTTCTCCCCAACACCAGATCCGTGAAGCCATCAGCTACGGTGCTATTAAAATGAATATTGACACCGATCTTCAATGGGCATTCTGGGAAGGTATTCTCAACAATTACAAAAAGAACGAAGGCTACTTGCAAGGTCAGCTCGGTAACCCCGAAGGTCCTGATAGCCCTAATAAAAAACATTACGATCCCCGTGTTTGGTTACGCAAAGGCGAAGAAAGCTTTATCAAACGTCTTGAAGTTGCCTTCGAAGATTTGAACTGTGTGAATAGAAACGCTTAA
- a CDS encoding ABC transporter substrate-binding protein, which translates to MKQVQDQTGNFISIPFPPQRIISLVPSLTELLFDLVLHDEVIGITKFCVHPEEWFRNKTRIGGTKQLNLPLIESLKPDLVIASKEENVKEQVEAVQQFCPVYCSDVSNLQDSYEVIEHLGFLTDRPAKAQELINKIQNSFLELPFITKPIKATYLIWQEPYMTVGGDTFINHMMQLAGFENVFASEQRYPAVTVEELMKRDVEAVLFSSEPFPFKQKHIDAFIQEWMQQNRLQQLPVCKIVDGELFSWYGSRTLYAPEYFMKLRESLFLSDELTA; encoded by the coding sequence ATGAAACAAGTTCAGGACCAAACAGGCAATTTTATATCTATCCCTTTCCCACCCCAACGGATCATTTCCCTCGTTCCATCACTCACTGAATTATTATTTGATCTTGTTTTACACGATGAGGTCATCGGCATCACCAAGTTTTGCGTGCATCCTGAAGAATGGTTCAGAAACAAAACAAGAATTGGCGGAACTAAACAATTGAACCTTCCATTAATCGAATCGTTAAAGCCTGATCTGGTCATTGCCAGCAAAGAAGAAAATGTAAAAGAGCAGGTAGAGGCTGTTCAACAATTTTGCCCGGTTTATTGCAGTGATGTCAGTAATCTACAAGACAGTTATGAAGTAATTGAACATCTGGGCTTCCTTACGGATCGACCAGCTAAAGCACAAGAACTCATCAACAAAATTCAGAATAGTTTTTTGGAGTTACCTTTTATTACAAAGCCCATCAAAGCTACATATCTAATCTGGCAAGAGCCGTACATGACTGTAGGTGGCGATACATTTATTAATCATATGATGCAATTGGCCGGTTTTGAAAATGTATTTGCTTCCGAACAACGGTATCCTGCCGTTACTGTTGAAGAGTTGATGAAACGAGATGTTGAAGCTGTGTTATTTTCTTCAGAACCATTTCCTTTCAAACAAAAACATATTGATGCATTCATACAGGAGTGGATGCAGCAAAATAGACTTCAGCAATTGCCTGTTTGTAAAATTGTTGATGGTGAATTGTTTAGTTGGTATGGCAGCAGAACTTTATATGCACCCGAATATTTCATGAAACTAAGAGAAAGCTTATTTTTAAGCGATGAACTTACTGCATAA
- a CDS encoding pyridoxal-phosphate dependent enzyme, translating to MNIKNNILETIGNTPIIRLNKITRQLPCTVAAKVDYFNPGNSIKDRMALKMVEVAEQEGRLKPGGTIIEGTSGNTGMGLALAAVVKGYKCIFVTTDKQSKEKADILKAVGAEVIVCPTNVLPEDPRSYYSVAARLAKEVPNSLHMNQYDNLANRLAHYETTGPEIWEQTDGKITHFVCTAGTGGTITGAAKYLKEKNPNIQVWAIDVYGSLLTKYFRTGEIDMGEVHPYISEGFGEDFVPKNYDMSVIDHFEQVTDKDGAIMARRLAKEEGLFCGYSAGSCLQGLMQLKDRLKKDDLVVCVFHDHGSRYVGKVYNDQWMMERGFLDVKTFKDIVSSRAHNRLISIEPTHTVAEAVELMKKYDIEQIPVINGEGQVGSISENGLFNKVFSNPEIKHASVEAVMEAPLPIVAFDTPIERLSTLISKENGAVLSKDEAGNFHIVTKYDIIQSLAK from the coding sequence ATGAATATCAAGAACAATATTCTCGAAACAATCGGGAACACACCTATCATCAGGTTAAATAAAATTACCCGCCAACTTCCCTGCACTGTTGCCGCCAAGGTTGATTATTTCAATCCTGGCAATTCCATTAAAGACCGCATGGCGTTAAAGATGGTTGAAGTTGCTGAACAGGAAGGTAGATTAAAACCCGGCGGCACTATCATTGAAGGCACTAGTGGCAACACAGGTATGGGGCTTGCATTGGCTGCAGTAGTAAAAGGTTACAAATGTATTTTCGTCACTACCGATAAACAATCGAAAGAAAAAGCTGACATTTTAAAGGCTGTTGGTGCAGAAGTAATTGTTTGCCCAACAAATGTTTTACCCGAAGATCCACGTAGTTATTACAGTGTGGCAGCAAGGCTGGCAAAGGAAGTTCCTAATTCCTTACACATGAATCAATATGATAATCTTGCAAACAGGTTAGCACATTACGAAACAACAGGCCCGGAAATTTGGGAGCAAACCGATGGTAAGATCACACACTTTGTTTGCACTGCAGGAACAGGTGGTACTATTACAGGTGCTGCAAAATACCTGAAGGAAAAAAATCCAAACATACAGGTATGGGCCATAGATGTGTATGGCTCTTTACTTACAAAATATTTCCGCACCGGTGAAATTGATATGGGCGAAGTTCATCCATATATAAGCGAAGGGTTTGGTGAAGACTTTGTACCGAAGAATTATGATATGAGCGTGATCGACCATTTTGAACAGGTAACAGATAAAGACGGTGCTATTATGGCTCGCCGCCTTGCAAAAGAAGAAGGTTTGTTCTGCGGCTACAGCGCAGGAAGTTGTTTGCAGGGATTGATGCAATTGAAAGACCGTTTAAAGAAAGATGATCTTGTTGTTTGTGTGTTTCATGATCATGGCAGTCGCTATGTTGGTAAGGTGTATAATGATCAGTGGATGATGGAACGTGGTTTTCTCGATGTAAAAACATTTAAAGACATTGTTTCTTCACGTGCACATAACCGACTGATCAGTATTGAACCCACGCACACAGTTGCAGAAGCAGTAGAACTGATGAAGAAATACGATATTGAACAAATACCTGTTATTAATGGCGAAGGTCAGGTTGGTTCCATTTCTGAAAATGGGTTATTCAATAAAGTATTTTCCAATCCCGAAATAAAACACGCAAGTGTTGAGGCCGTAATGGAAGCTCCATTGCCCATTGTTGCATTTGATACACCTATTGAGCGACTTAGTACACTCATCAGCAAAGAGAATGGGGCCGTATTAAGTAAGGATGAGGCCGGCAATTTTCATATTGTTACCAAGTACGACATCATTCAATCCCTGGCGAAGTAA
- a CDS encoding anti-sigma factor family protein, whose product MQTQQMEEKIWGYIDGSSSNEEVAFVEQMIAADAIWRAKYSELKEINQLLKADMELEQPSMRFTMNVMDQLKGLQPAPATKQYINKNIIRSIGLFFIVTIVGFLIYGFTLIDWSSSTGTSEGYQLPSLSFDYKLLLNSTWLNVLLMLNVVMGLLYLDRYVRRNKKAV is encoded by the coding sequence ATGCAAACTCAACAAATGGAAGAAAAGATCTGGGGTTATATTGATGGCAGCTCTTCAAATGAAGAAGTTGCTTTTGTAGAGCAAATGATTGCTGCTGATGCAATATGGCGAGCAAAGTACAGTGAGTTAAAAGAGATCAATCAACTGTTGAAGGCAGATATGGAACTGGAGCAACCTTCCATGCGTTTCACTATGAATGTAATGGATCAATTAAAAGGTTTACAACCGGCACCCGCAACAAAACAATACATCAATAAAAACATCATTCGCTCTATTGGGTTATTTTTTATTGTTACGATAGTTGGATTTCTGATCTATGGTTTTACATTGATCGATTGGTCTTCATCAACAGGAACTAGTGAAGGTTATCAATTACCATCTTTGTCTTTCGATTATAAACTACTCCTTAACAGTACTTGGCTCAACGTATTATTAATGTTAAATGTTGTGATGGGGTTACTCTATCTGGATCGTTACGTGCGTCGCAATAAGAAGGCCGTGTAA